One segment of Macrotis lagotis isolate mMagLag1 chromosome 1, bilby.v1.9.chrom.fasta, whole genome shotgun sequence DNA contains the following:
- the LOC141511091 gene encoding uncharacterized protein LOC141511091 isoform X1 yields the protein MDHFFLMLQGRGLPTQGFPLSKEWSLQEEEAEEGLASRLLTSMAQHPVTFRDVAVHFTWEEWNRLDSAQRALYREVMLENFENLVSLGLPVSKPQVICRLERGETPCLPEMEGPCTGTKYEINDWIPKHDPFLGASFKERPASKNGPWHSKMVEAWDLDVTGERQKGTREIQSRPVTVTSRKSFNKMSIPECNAVDRNFSLESIYVSQQRVSTEKSLHKYDTLVKSFKQFSDLIDCNRLSLGKKLCKYNKSRNPFSYHSDLIQFHRIYNGEKIYECNECGKTFGKKAYLTQHQRIHTGEKPHKCNVCGKAFSHRENLTHHKRIHTGKKPYQCNECGKAFSQWGTLTAHQRIHTGEKPYICNECGKAFCQRGTLNVHKRIHTGEKHFECKECGKAFSNNSCLNLHQRIHTGEKPYKCNECGKDFRHRASFIYHKRIHTGEKPFECNECGRAFSKKGNFIEHQRIHTGEKPFICSECGKGFINNTRLNLHQRFHTGERPHKCNECGKAFRHRGSLSAHRRIHTGERPHKCTECLKAFGQRGQLIKHQRVHARAKAHSFDEFGRPYSQWGSLAEQKRIPVKKPFVCNECGKAFSQNSNLILHQRIHTGEKPFVCEECGKAFNQKGNLNEHKRIHTGEKPFICNECGRAFSRRGHLTEHKIIHTGEKPFECSECGRAFRRKRHLTEHVKIHSRK from the exons ATGGACCACTTCTTCCTCATGCTCCAGGGGAGAG GCCTGCCGACCCAAGGGTTCCCCCTTTCCAAAGAATGGAGCCTCCAAGAGGAAGAGGCGGAGGAGGGCCTGGCCTCCAGGCTGCTGACGTCCATGGCCCAG CATCCAGTGACCTTCCGGGACGTGGCCGTGCACTTCACCTGGGAGGAGTGGAACCGCCTAGACTCTGCCCAGAGGGCCCTGTACCGGGAGGTGATGCTGGAGAACTTTGAGAACCTCGTCTCCTTGG GTCTTCCCGTTTCCAAGCCTCAGGTCATCTGCCGGCTGGAGAGAGGAGAAACCCCGTGTTTGCCTGAGATGGAGGGGCCGTGTACAG GAACCAAGTATGAAATCAATGACTGGATTCCAAAGCATGACCCTTTCTTGGGAGCATCATTCAAGGAAAGACCAGCATCCAAGAATGGTCCCTGGCATTCCAAGATGGTTGAAGCTTGGGACCTTGACGTCACAGGAGAGAGGCAGAAAGGCACCCGAGAGATACAATCCAGACCAGTAACAGTTACCTCCAGAAAATCTTTTAATAAAATGAGTATCCCTGAATGCAATGCAGTTGACAGGAATTTTAGTCTCGAGTCAATCTATGTTTCACAGCAGAGAGTATCTACGGAGAAGAGTCTTCATAAATATGATACTCTTGTTAAAAGCTTCAAGCAGTTTTCAGACTTAATTGATTGTAATAGACTCTCCTTGGGAAAGAAGCTTTGTAAATATAATAAATCTAGGAATCCTTTTAGTTATCACTCAGACCTTATTCAGTTTCATAGAATATATAATGGTGAaaagatatatgaatgtaatgaatgtggaaaaacctTTGGGAAAAAAGCATATCTTAcacaacatcagagaattcatactggggaAAAACCCCATAAATGTAATGTATGTGGCAAAGCCTTCAGTCACAGGGAAAATCTGACTCATCATAAGAGAATTCATACAGGAAAGAAACCCTATCAGTGTAATGAATGTGGCAAAGCCTTCAGTCAGTGGGGAACTCTAActgcacatcagagaattcatactggagagaaaccctatatatgtaatgaatgtggaaaagccttttGCCAAAGAGGAACCCTTAATGTACATaaaagaattcacactggagagaaacacTTTGAGTGCAAAGAGTGTGGAAAAGCATTTAGCAACAATTCATGCCTTAAtctacatcagagaattcatactggagaaaaaccctataaatgtaatgaatgtggaaaagacTTCAGACACAGGGCATCTTTTATTTATCataagagaattcatactggtgagaaaccctttgaatgtaatgaatgtgggaggGCTTTCAGCAAGAAAGGGAATTTTattgaacatcagagaattcataccgGAGAGAAGCCCTTTATCTGCAGTGAGTGTGGGAAAGGCTTCATCAACAACACACGCCTTAATCTCCATCAGAGATTTCACACTGGAGAGAGACcccataaatgtaatgaatgcgGCAAAGCCTTCAGGCACAGGGGAAGCCTCAGTGCCCACCGTAGAATTCATACAGGAGAGAGACCTCACAAATGTACTGAATGTTTGAAAGCTTTTGGCCAGAGGGGACAGCTTATTAAACATCAGAGAGTTCATGCCAGAGCAAAAGCTCACAGCTTTGATGAATTTGGAAGACCCTACAGCCAGTGGGGAAGCCTTGCTGAACAAAAGAGAATCCCTGTAAAGAAACCCTTTGTGTGTAATGAATGTGGCAAAGCCTTTAGCCAAAACTCAAACCTTATTctccatcagagaattcacactggagagaaaccttttgtgTGTGAAgagtgtgggaaagccttcaacCAGAAAGGAAACCTCAACGAACATAAGAGAATTCATACCGGTGAGAAGCCCTTTATCTGCAACGAATGTGGGAGAGCCTTCAGCCGAAGAGGGCACCTTACAGAACACAAGataatccacactggagagaaaccctttgaGTGTAGTGAGTGTGGGAGAGCCTTCCGACGGAAGAGACATCTTACTGAA
- the LOC141511091 gene encoding uncharacterized protein LOC141511091 isoform X2: MMLLMHPVTFRDVAVHFTWEEWNRLDSAQRALYREVMLENFENLVSLGLPVSKPQVICRLERGETPCLPEMEGPCTGTKYEINDWIPKHDPFLGASFKERPASKNGPWHSKMVEAWDLDVTGERQKGTREIQSRPVTVTSRKSFNKMSIPECNAVDRNFSLESIYVSQQRVSTEKSLHKYDTLVKSFKQFSDLIDCNRLSLGKKLCKYNKSRNPFSYHSDLIQFHRIYNGEKIYECNECGKTFGKKAYLTQHQRIHTGEKPHKCNVCGKAFSHRENLTHHKRIHTGKKPYQCNECGKAFSQWGTLTAHQRIHTGEKPYICNECGKAFCQRGTLNVHKRIHTGEKHFECKECGKAFSNNSCLNLHQRIHTGEKPYKCNECGKDFRHRASFIYHKRIHTGEKPFECNECGRAFSKKGNFIEHQRIHTGEKPFICSECGKGFINNTRLNLHQRFHTGERPHKCNECGKAFRHRGSLSAHRRIHTGERPHKCTECLKAFGQRGQLIKHQRVHARAKAHSFDEFGRPYSQWGSLAEQKRIPVKKPFVCNECGKAFSQNSNLILHQRIHTGEKPFVCEECGKAFNQKGNLNEHKRIHTGEKPFICNECGRAFSRRGHLTEHKIIHTGEKPFECSECGRAFRRKRHLTEHVKIHSRK; this comes from the exons ATGATGCTCCTTATG CATCCAGTGACCTTCCGGGACGTGGCCGTGCACTTCACCTGGGAGGAGTGGAACCGCCTAGACTCTGCCCAGAGGGCCCTGTACCGGGAGGTGATGCTGGAGAACTTTGAGAACCTCGTCTCCTTGG GTCTTCCCGTTTCCAAGCCTCAGGTCATCTGCCGGCTGGAGAGAGGAGAAACCCCGTGTTTGCCTGAGATGGAGGGGCCGTGTACAG GAACCAAGTATGAAATCAATGACTGGATTCCAAAGCATGACCCTTTCTTGGGAGCATCATTCAAGGAAAGACCAGCATCCAAGAATGGTCCCTGGCATTCCAAGATGGTTGAAGCTTGGGACCTTGACGTCACAGGAGAGAGGCAGAAAGGCACCCGAGAGATACAATCCAGACCAGTAACAGTTACCTCCAGAAAATCTTTTAATAAAATGAGTATCCCTGAATGCAATGCAGTTGACAGGAATTTTAGTCTCGAGTCAATCTATGTTTCACAGCAGAGAGTATCTACGGAGAAGAGTCTTCATAAATATGATACTCTTGTTAAAAGCTTCAAGCAGTTTTCAGACTTAATTGATTGTAATAGACTCTCCTTGGGAAAGAAGCTTTGTAAATATAATAAATCTAGGAATCCTTTTAGTTATCACTCAGACCTTATTCAGTTTCATAGAATATATAATGGTGAaaagatatatgaatgtaatgaatgtggaaaaacctTTGGGAAAAAAGCATATCTTAcacaacatcagagaattcatactggggaAAAACCCCATAAATGTAATGTATGTGGCAAAGCCTTCAGTCACAGGGAAAATCTGACTCATCATAAGAGAATTCATACAGGAAAGAAACCCTATCAGTGTAATGAATGTGGCAAAGCCTTCAGTCAGTGGGGAACTCTAActgcacatcagagaattcatactggagagaaaccctatatatgtaatgaatgtggaaaagccttttGCCAAAGAGGAACCCTTAATGTACATaaaagaattcacactggagagaaacacTTTGAGTGCAAAGAGTGTGGAAAAGCATTTAGCAACAATTCATGCCTTAAtctacatcagagaattcatactggagaaaaaccctataaatgtaatgaatgtggaaaagacTTCAGACACAGGGCATCTTTTATTTATCataagagaattcatactggtgagaaaccctttgaatgtaatgaatgtgggaggGCTTTCAGCAAGAAAGGGAATTTTattgaacatcagagaattcataccgGAGAGAAGCCCTTTATCTGCAGTGAGTGTGGGAAAGGCTTCATCAACAACACACGCCTTAATCTCCATCAGAGATTTCACACTGGAGAGAGACcccataaatgtaatgaatgcgGCAAAGCCTTCAGGCACAGGGGAAGCCTCAGTGCCCACCGTAGAATTCATACAGGAGAGAGACCTCACAAATGTACTGAATGTTTGAAAGCTTTTGGCCAGAGGGGACAGCTTATTAAACATCAGAGAGTTCATGCCAGAGCAAAAGCTCACAGCTTTGATGAATTTGGAAGACCCTACAGCCAGTGGGGAAGCCTTGCTGAACAAAAGAGAATCCCTGTAAAGAAACCCTTTGTGTGTAATGAATGTGGCAAAGCCTTTAGCCAAAACTCAAACCTTATTctccatcagagaattcacactggagagaaaccttttgtgTGTGAAgagtgtgggaaagccttcaacCAGAAAGGAAACCTCAACGAACATAAGAGAATTCATACCGGTGAGAAGCCCTTTATCTGCAACGAATGTGGGAGAGCCTTCAGCCGAAGAGGGCACCTTACAGAACACAAGataatccacactggagagaaaccctttgaGTGTAGTGAGTGTGGGAGAGCCTTCCGACGGAAGAGACATCTTACTGAA